The Cystobacter ferrugineus genome includes a window with the following:
- a CDS encoding FAD-dependent oxidoreductase — protein MSSSTPSPSTSAGTHAIVYGGSMAGLMSAGVLSRHFERVTLVERDPFPNGPMQRKGVPQAQHVHGLLTRGMDILADIFPGIREELVAAGAEFLDVVSTVAAFGAGSWRRRFHSGVSAASVSRLMLEWVVRQRLQSLANVHIRDEREAVGLKTSGDRTRVTGLLLQAPGGGQEETLEAELVVDASGRGSRTPQWLEALGYPRVEETRIHVNVGYASRIYRKPPGFEPGWRSLAISPELPKQRRLGIIQGIEDNRLLVLVGGWLGEAPASADDAAFLEFARGLAQPHLYEAIKNAEPLGPIHIYRFAHNQRRHYERMPRFPEGLAVVGDAVCSFNPIYGQGMSTAALQAEALGECLRSGARGATQRYRQRAGQLLEGPWLMATAGDLAFPEVEGKRPPGFGLMNWYGNRFQQLVGYDEEAMRTFVRVQHMMEPPTAMFSPRMVLKVLTVRPDKAAQTPGPQPLAASSTRAA, from the coding sequence ATGAGCTCTTCGACTCCCTCTCCCTCCACGTCCGCGGGTACCCACGCCATCGTCTATGGCGGCAGCATGGCCGGGCTGATGTCCGCGGGCGTGCTGTCCCGCCACTTCGAGCGCGTCACCCTCGTGGAGCGGGATCCCTTCCCGAACGGTCCGATGCAGCGCAAGGGCGTCCCCCAGGCGCAGCATGTCCATGGCCTGCTCACGCGGGGAATGGACATCCTCGCGGACATCTTCCCGGGCATTCGCGAGGAGCTGGTGGCCGCCGGAGCGGAGTTCCTGGACGTGGTCAGCACCGTCGCCGCGTTCGGAGCCGGTAGCTGGCGCCGTCGGTTTCACAGTGGCGTGAGCGCCGCATCCGTGAGCCGGTTGATGCTCGAATGGGTGGTCCGCCAGCGGCTCCAATCCCTCGCCAACGTGCACATCCGCGATGAGCGGGAAGCGGTGGGCTTGAAGACGAGTGGAGACCGGACGCGCGTCACCGGACTCCTGCTCCAGGCGCCGGGCGGCGGGCAGGAGGAGACACTCGAGGCCGAGCTGGTGGTGGACGCCAGCGGCCGGGGCTCGCGCACGCCCCAGTGGCTGGAGGCGCTGGGCTACCCCCGTGTGGAGGAGACGCGCATCCACGTGAACGTGGGCTACGCCAGCCGCATCTACCGGAAGCCGCCGGGCTTCGAGCCAGGGTGGCGCTCCCTGGCGATCTCGCCCGAGCTGCCGAAGCAACGGCGGCTCGGCATCATCCAGGGCATCGAGGACAACCGCTTGCTGGTGCTGGTGGGAGGCTGGCTGGGCGAGGCGCCCGCGAGTGCGGACGACGCGGCGTTCCTCGAGTTCGCCCGCGGCCTGGCCCAACCGCACCTGTACGAAGCCATCAAGAACGCCGAGCCGCTCGGGCCCATCCACATCTACCGCTTCGCGCACAACCAGCGCCGCCACTACGAGCGCATGCCCCGCTTCCCCGAGGGGCTGGCGGTGGTGGGAGACGCCGTCTGCTCGTTCAACCCCATCTACGGTCAGGGAATGAGCACGGCCGCGCTGCAGGCCGAGGCGCTGGGCGAGTGCCTGCGCTCGGGAGCGCGCGGGGCCACCCAGCGCTACCGCCAACGAGCGGGACAACTGCTCGAGGGGCCCTGGCTCATGGCGACAGCCGGCGACCTGGCCTTCCCCGAGGTGGAGGGCAAGCGCCCTCCGGGGTTCGGCCTGATGAACTGGTACGGAAACCGGTTCCAGCAGCTCGTGGGCTACGACGAGGAGGCGATGAGAACCTTCGTGCGGGTGCAGCACATGATGGAACCACCCACCGCCATGTTCTCCCCGCGCATGGTGCTCAAGGTGCTCACCGTCCGGCCCGACAAGGCCGCCCAGACCCCGGGACCCCAACCGCTCGCGGCCTCCTCCACGCGAGCGGCCTGA
- a CDS encoding thioesterase family protein: protein MNPDGFFRVRRRHANGATPPSESAQFLAMPELFATGYMVGLMEWTCMCALELHLEPGEGSLGTRIDVTHVAPSPPEGNGCPSGYTSPS from the coding sequence ATGAACCCAGATGGCTTCTTCCGTGTCCGGCGCCGACATGCAAACGGTGCCACGCCTCCATCAGAGTCAGCGCAATTCCTGGCCATGCCCGAGCTCTTCGCCACGGGTTACATGGTAGGGCTGATGGAGTGGACATGCATGTGTGCGCTCGAGCTTCACCTGGAGCCGGGAGAAGGCAGCCTGGGAACTCGCATCGATGTGACGCATGTGGCCCCCTCCCCGCCCGAGGGCAATGGTTGCCCTTCGGGCTATACTTCCCCCTCATGA
- a CDS encoding fatty acyl-AMP ligase — MAKEVTVAEAVERLSGADARIGFSFVNRSGNTEQTRLITFPDLAEQTAARAGALQAMGLKQGERIAIILPENDEFILTFLGAIRAGIIPVPIYPMHGLGQLDGYLENVRHIVRRSGAAAVVTNAKIKLLLGTVQSQCESVRNIISTESLADAAAPIQPRQVKLDDVAFLQFTSGSTSSPKGVVVTHRNLAANIRCIMEEGFRVTPEDVGVSWLPLFHDMGLIGFLLAPLFYQRPVAFIPPLTFLQRPVTWLESLSKYRATISCAPNFAFALAVKRISEAQRQGLDLSAWRIAGCGGEPIRPEILRRFASAFAPQGFRAEALMSMYGMAESSLAIALGRPGGGLLSTPVDHPRMSEERVALPPTQPERALDIVVCGKPFPGHELAIFDVADETSAFPLPAGHIGEIRIAGPSVMKEYWGDPEATAQVFAGRYLRTGDLGFILDGELHVCGRLKEMIILNGRNYFPQDIEHVATTVPGVRKGNLIAFGTHVASGTGDGSERIVLAVEIADPASFDPMAVVRTVQTALGIALHEVVVLQPGQLPKTSSGKLQRTKTRALYERGELHDQRSARETSVTDTLKQVVISQTHYLKAVLFK, encoded by the coding sequence ATGGCCAAGGAAGTGACTGTCGCGGAGGCGGTGGAGCGATTGTCGGGCGCGGATGCACGCATTGGCTTCTCATTCGTGAACAGGAGCGGCAACACCGAGCAGACCCGGCTCATCACATTTCCAGATCTGGCTGAGCAGACCGCGGCCCGTGCCGGCGCGCTGCAAGCAATGGGGCTGAAGCAGGGCGAACGGATTGCCATCATCCTCCCGGAGAATGACGAGTTCATCCTCACATTCCTGGGCGCCATCCGCGCGGGAATCATCCCTGTACCCATCTATCCGATGCATGGGCTCGGCCAGTTGGATGGTTACCTCGAGAACGTGCGGCACATCGTCAGGCGCAGTGGCGCGGCGGCGGTGGTGACGAACGCGAAGATCAAGCTCCTGCTCGGTACGGTGCAGAGCCAGTGCGAGAGCGTGCGCAACATCATCTCCACCGAGTCGCTCGCGGACGCCGCCGCACCCATACAGCCCCGGCAGGTGAAGCTGGACGACGTGGCCTTCCTCCAGTTCACCAGTGGCTCCACGTCCAGCCCGAAGGGGGTCGTCGTCACCCACCGGAACCTGGCGGCCAACATCCGGTGCATCATGGAGGAGGGCTTCCGGGTGACGCCCGAGGACGTGGGGGTCTCCTGGCTTCCCCTCTTCCACGACATGGGGCTCATCGGCTTCTTGCTGGCCCCGCTCTTCTACCAACGGCCCGTGGCGTTCATCCCGCCGCTGACCTTCCTGCAGCGACCGGTGACGTGGCTGGAGTCTCTCAGCAAATATCGCGCGACCATCTCCTGTGCGCCCAACTTCGCCTTCGCCCTGGCCGTCAAGCGCATTTCGGAGGCGCAACGGCAAGGGTTGGATCTGTCCGCCTGGCGCATCGCCGGGTGTGGCGGCGAACCCATCCGCCCGGAAATCCTGCGGCGCTTCGCCTCGGCCTTCGCACCCCAGGGCTTTCGCGCCGAGGCCCTGATGTCCATGTATGGCATGGCCGAGTCCTCGCTGGCCATCGCCCTGGGGAGGCCAGGCGGGGGGCTGCTGTCGACGCCCGTGGACCATCCCCGCATGAGCGAGGAGCGCGTTGCCCTGCCGCCCACGCAGCCGGAGCGTGCGTTGGACATCGTCGTGTGTGGCAAGCCGTTCCCCGGCCACGAGTTGGCCATTTTCGACGTGGCGGATGAGACCAGCGCGTTCCCCCTTCCCGCTGGGCATATCGGGGAGATCCGCATCGCCGGTCCCAGCGTCATGAAGGAGTATTGGGGTGACCCGGAGGCGACGGCCCAGGTGTTCGCCGGTAGGTATCTGCGCACGGGCGATCTCGGCTTCATCCTCGACGGCGAGCTCCACGTCTGCGGCCGGCTCAAGGAGATGATCATCCTCAACGGCCGCAACTACTTCCCGCAGGACATCGAGCACGTGGCCACCACGGTGCCGGGAGTGCGCAAGGGCAACCTCATCGCCTTCGGCACGCATGTGGCCTCTGGCACGGGCGATGGTTCGGAGCGGATCGTTCTGGCGGTGGAGATCGCCGACCCGGCCTCGTTCGACCCCATGGCTGTCGTCCGGACGGTACAGACCGCGTTGGGCATCGCGCTCCACGAAGTGGTGGTGCTCCAGCCCGGGCAGCTCCCCAAGACGTCCAGCGGCAAGCTGCAGCGCACCAAGACACGAGCGCTGTACGAGAGGGGCGAGTTGCATGACCAGCGGAGCGCGCGAGAGACGAGCGTCACCGACACCCTCAAGCAGGTCGTCATCAGCCAGACCCACTACCTGAAGGCCGTCCTCTTCAAATAA
- a CDS encoding acyl carrier protein translates to MSRPEIRALIHRCLSEVEPQLKNLDLTEETALPELGLDSLKLIEVGVRLEDAFGDSVRFDNWLDQERTKQGNSAFKLASLISFIEERRAA, encoded by the coding sequence ATGAGCCGTCCGGAAATCCGTGCCCTCATCCACCGCTGCCTTTCCGAGGTAGAGCCCCAACTGAAGAACCTGGACCTCACCGAGGAGACGGCGCTACCCGAGCTGGGGCTCGACTCGCTCAAGCTCATCGAGGTGGGTGTCCGGCTCGAGGATGCATTCGGCGACTCCGTGCGTTTTGACAACTGGCTGGATCAGGAGCGCACCAAACAGGGCAACAGCGCCTTCAAGCTGGCCTCGCTCATTTCCTTCATCGAAGAGCGGAGGGCCGCGTGA
- a CDS encoding ABC transporter substrate-binding protein: MTASPLPYRVRVVSSYIYEKEDSAPYSTMGRQNRWVVGFVSAITRLKSGLRDFDLQFHRIPPTREELIQLLARYREEGVGLLIIPGTDSVVRVAEVNRDIPVVYFGAHPENNGMELLDHPNITGVRLNLPLIWSYENFSLLKSVVPELERVYFPLNLSSEFAFPNVKRNYALSRAKKEGFWITPPSSHVGYRSVAFLAERLGVSFHEGPYATLEELQAGLDTMKAERSALIGFNDTVLSGKAVQALLAYSRARRVPLFWVNNAAIIKQAGVADFSSDFEAVGRVVGRMCLSILRDGKPVSEVPFENDPGQKLILNLPGCHELGLTVAPEVRARFDEVAS; the protein is encoded by the coding sequence GTGACGGCGAGCCCCTTGCCCTACCGCGTCCGTGTCGTCAGCTCGTACATCTATGAAAAGGAGGACAGCGCTCCCTATTCCACCATGGGCCGGCAGAACCGCTGGGTGGTGGGGTTCGTCTCGGCCATCACCCGGTTGAAATCCGGCCTGCGCGACTTTGATCTCCAGTTCCATCGCATTCCCCCCACCCGTGAGGAACTCATCCAGTTGCTCGCCCGCTACCGGGAGGAGGGCGTTGGCCTGCTCATCATTCCGGGCACGGACTCGGTGGTGCGCGTCGCGGAGGTGAACCGGGACATCCCCGTGGTGTATTTCGGGGCCCATCCGGAGAACAACGGGATGGAGCTGCTCGACCATCCGAACATCACCGGGGTGCGGCTCAACCTGCCGCTCATCTGGAGCTATGAGAATTTCTCCCTGCTCAAGAGCGTGGTGCCGGAACTGGAGCGGGTCTACTTCCCGCTCAACCTGAGTTCCGAGTTCGCGTTCCCCAACGTGAAGAGGAACTACGCGCTCTCCCGGGCCAAGAAGGAGGGATTCTGGATCACCCCCCCCTCCAGCCATGTCGGCTACCGAAGCGTGGCCTTCCTGGCGGAGCGGCTGGGGGTGAGCTTCCACGAGGGTCCGTATGCCACGCTCGAGGAATTGCAGGCCGGGTTGGACACGATGAAGGCGGAGCGCAGCGCCCTGATCGGCTTCAACGACACGGTGCTCAGTGGCAAGGCGGTGCAGGCGCTCCTCGCGTACTCCCGCGCCCGGCGTGTCCCGCTCTTCTGGGTCAACAACGCGGCCATCATCAAGCAGGCGGGCGTGGCGGACTTCTCCAGCGACTTCGAGGCCGTGGGCCGCGTGGTGGGCCGGATGTGTCTGTCCATCCTGCGCGACGGCAAGCCCGTCAGCGAGGTGCCCTTCGAGAATGACCCGGGGCAGAAGCTCATCCTCAACCTCCCGGGCTGCCACGAGCTCGGCCTCACGGTGGCGCCCGAGGTGCGGGCTCGCTTCGACGAGGTCGCGTCATGA
- a CDS encoding acyl-CoA thioesterase yields the protein MSSPVQVLGYHETPGRVRFGEVDRYGYLWHGHALAYFEAARADLARRTQLSVTDLLEFNLAVPMVDLWIEYKKPAHEDDELVTQISLLRKPLRNPFIQFAYRIVKMRDGQEVLRGRTRQLIMPQSGSLLTRLPDEVQRRLESVWSYLETRPRWQEEQILGLLGGPPCS from the coding sequence ATGAGCAGCCCGGTGCAGGTGCTCGGCTACCACGAGACGCCCGGCCGCGTCCGCTTCGGGGAGGTGGACCGGTATGGGTATCTCTGGCATGGCCACGCGCTCGCCTACTTCGAGGCGGCGAGGGCCGACCTGGCGCGCCGCACCCAACTGAGTGTGACGGACCTGCTGGAGTTCAACCTGGCGGTCCCCATGGTGGACCTGTGGATCGAGTACAAGAAGCCGGCGCATGAGGACGATGAGCTCGTCACCCAGATTTCCCTGCTGCGCAAGCCTCTGCGCAACCCCTTCATCCAGTTCGCCTACCGCATCGTGAAGATGCGGGACGGCCAGGAAGTCCTGCGCGGGCGGACGCGTCAGCTCATCATGCCCCAGAGCGGGTCGCTCCTGACGCGTTTGCCAGACGAGGTCCAGCGCCGGCTGGAGTCGGTCTGGAGCTACCTCGAGACTCGCCCCCGGTGGCAGGAGGAGCAGATCCTCGGCCTCCTGGGCGGCCCCCCGTGTTCGTGA
- a CDS encoding diiron oxygenase — protein MDQVDPVDKLLRRQIKLFEHAHRTPLELKGLGLTMKQEGIDKSKLYCNPDFLLLPLRECPHLSKLRPEQLSVLTAYYFARAYSEIATSESVALRYNMEASAAVFPLYSDNYMVLFHETAEEFDHIITFRNVCQALLGRGDVIGGDFFPHLKAVPVMLERYRGKLCNNGFGSMYLLMRYILNLALKQLEGFMTAGLDEKVASPLALRIVAGHAEDEARHLTTSLELGLGLFRRATPRSREIISGAMRITMYSMIDKRFSGDAAATWNFETGLGVLQRALQHPEFADFPLRAEALRDLWASEGIAIPAGAEFERSRRWIAGQLNRLAESMELALTPQGEAFERYLAYARGTTPFPEDTARKA, from the coding sequence GTGGATCAGGTCGACCCGGTAGACAAGCTGTTGAGGAGGCAGATCAAGCTTTTCGAGCACGCCCATCGCACGCCCCTCGAGCTCAAGGGGCTCGGCCTGACGATGAAGCAGGAGGGCATCGACAAGAGCAAGCTGTACTGCAACCCGGACTTCCTGCTCCTGCCGCTGCGCGAGTGCCCCCACCTCTCCAAGCTCCGGCCCGAGCAACTCTCCGTGCTGACCGCGTATTACTTCGCGCGGGCCTACTCGGAAATCGCCACCTCGGAGTCGGTGGCGCTGCGCTACAACATGGAGGCGTCCGCGGCCGTCTTCCCTCTGTACTCGGACAACTACATGGTCCTCTTCCACGAGACGGCGGAGGAGTTCGACCACATCATCACCTTCCGCAACGTGTGTCAGGCGCTCCTCGGGCGCGGGGATGTCATTGGCGGAGACTTCTTCCCCCATCTCAAGGCCGTCCCGGTCATGCTCGAGCGGTACCGGGGGAAGCTGTGCAACAACGGCTTTGGCTCCATGTACCTGCTGATGCGCTACATCCTCAACCTGGCGCTCAAGCAGCTCGAGGGCTTCATGACGGCCGGCCTCGACGAGAAGGTCGCCTCGCCGCTGGCGCTGCGGATCGTCGCGGGCCATGCGGAGGACGAGGCCCGGCACCTCACCACCTCTCTCGAATTGGGGCTCGGCCTCTTCCGGCGCGCCACGCCCAGGTCGCGCGAAATCATCTCAGGGGCGATGCGCATCACGATGTATTCGATGATCGACAAGCGCTTCTCCGGGGATGCGGCGGCCACCTGGAACTTCGAGACGGGCCTGGGCGTGCTCCAGCGGGCGCTCCAGCACCCCGAATTCGCTGACTTCCCGCTCCGTGCCGAGGCGCTGCGCGACCTGTGGGCATCCGAGGGCATCGCGATTCCCGCTGGCGCCGAGTTCGAGCGCTCGCGGCGGTGGATCGCGGGGCAGTTGAACCGCCTGGCCGAGAGCATGGAGTTGGCCTTGACGCCACAGGGCGAGGCTTTCGAGCGGTATCTGGCCTACGCGCGGGGCACCACTCCATTCCCTGAGGATACGGCGAGGAAGGCATGA
- a CDS encoding 2Fe-2S iron-sulfur cluster-binding protein — protein sequence MSSERSGEQVELQVGDEVLKVRSGERLIDICEHHLTCLTFSCRSASCGTCAIVVEQGMENLSPMDGLEAIVVEEVSEGRPNVRLACQVRVLGSACVRPLS from the coding sequence ATGAGTTCCGAGCGGAGTGGGGAGCAAGTCGAGCTTCAGGTCGGGGACGAGGTATTGAAGGTCAGGTCCGGGGAGAGGCTCATCGACATCTGCGAGCATCACCTGACGTGCCTCACGTTCAGTTGCCGCTCGGCCTCCTGTGGCACGTGCGCCATTGTTGTCGAGCAGGGCATGGAGAACCTCTCTCCCATGGACGGGCTGGAGGCCATTGTCGTCGAGGAAGTGTCCGAAGGACGTCCCAACGTGCGCCTGGCGTGCCAGGTGCGGGTCCTTGGCTCCGCGTGCGTACGCCCTCTGTCGTAG
- a CDS encoding cation:proton antiporter has protein sequence MPKPESLVLFLFVLLLLAHLLGALCVRLRQPRVVGEILAGVLAGPVLLGHLEFFPRPGTQHLPVLDFLYSFGLLMLMFLSGAGIHSLFHPDDRRQIAWLTSFGTVLPFIIATALGMSLPLDAFLGPAGHPVALLLIIGISVSITSIPVISRIFQDLQVMHTRFARLVLGVAVVEDIALWAGLAGALSLARASTLPWSDIARHIGVTLIYMALGLFLVPRVLQGLRAARWNPLARMSPVTHVVLLLLVYAAVADLLDINKVFAGFLAGLAASRSSSFTPETLDSIAGLSNALFIPLYFALVGYKLSLINALSPGMLCAFLVVACIIKLAAVGLGARLAGFPPLDALNLAVATNARGGPGIAVASVAFDAGIISPAFYTTLVAVAVLTSQAAGAWLDAVLRRGLPLLSGMPGSEVAAASAPSSARKNVPSGQEGTTARIPGVARDFVAPTLMQGDTKGHQG, from the coding sequence ATGCCCAAGCCAGAATCGCTGGTCCTCTTCCTCTTCGTCCTGTTGCTCCTCGCCCACCTGCTCGGCGCCCTCTGCGTGCGGTTGAGGCAACCGCGGGTGGTGGGAGAAATACTGGCGGGCGTGCTCGCGGGACCCGTGCTCCTGGGGCACCTGGAATTCTTTCCACGGCCTGGAACCCAGCACCTGCCCGTCCTGGACTTCCTTTATTCCTTCGGGCTGTTGATGTTGATGTTCCTCTCGGGGGCGGGCATCCACTCGCTGTTTCATCCGGATGATCGGCGGCAGATTGCCTGGCTGACCTCGTTCGGAACGGTACTCCCCTTCATCATCGCCACCGCGCTGGGCATGAGCCTGCCCCTGGACGCGTTCCTGGGCCCGGCGGGGCACCCCGTTGCCCTCCTGCTCATCATCGGCATCTCCGTCTCCATCACCTCCATCCCCGTCATCTCGCGCATCTTCCAGGATCTCCAGGTGATGCATACGCGTTTCGCGCGGCTCGTGTTGGGCGTGGCGGTGGTGGAGGACATCGCGCTCTGGGCGGGGCTCGCCGGGGCCCTGTCCCTGGCACGCGCGAGCACGCTGCCCTGGAGCGACATCGCGCGGCACATCGGCGTGACCTTGATCTACATGGCCCTGGGCCTGTTCCTGGTGCCCCGGGTCCTTCAGGGGTTGCGCGCGGCGCGTTGGAATCCGCTCGCGCGCATGTCGCCCGTGACGCATGTGGTCCTGCTGCTCCTGGTCTACGCCGCGGTGGCGGACCTCCTCGACATCAACAAGGTCTTCGCCGGTTTCCTCGCCGGCCTGGCGGCCTCGCGGAGTTCCTCGTTCACCCCGGAGACGCTGGACTCCATCGCGGGGCTCTCCAACGCGCTCTTCATCCCGCTCTACTTCGCGTTGGTCGGCTACAAGCTGTCGCTCATCAATGCGCTCTCGCCCGGGATGCTCTGTGCTTTCCTGGTTGTCGCCTGCATCATCAAACTGGCCGCGGTGGGACTGGGGGCCCGGCTCGCCGGTTTCCCTCCCTTGGATGCCCTCAACCTCGCCGTGGCGACGAACGCGCGCGGAGGGCCAGGCATCGCGGTGGCCAGTGTGGCGTTCGATGCCGGCATCATCAGCCCCGCCTTCTACACCACGCTGGTCGCCGTGGCGGTGTTGACCTCTCAGGCGGCGGGGGCATGGCTGGATGCCGTGCTGCGGCGCGGGCTCCCACTGCTCAGCGGCATGCCCGGGTCCGAGGTCGCGGCTGCGAGCGCCCCTTCCTCCGCTCGGAAGAATGTTCCTTCCGGACAGGAAGGGACCACGGCACGAATCCCTGGTGTTGCCCGGGATTTCGTCGCGCCCACCCTCATGCAAGGAGACACCAAAGGACACCAGGGCTAG
- a CDS encoding alpha/beta hydrolase family protein, translated as MNTATQKAANIREHDITFNATDGFPLSGRLLVPERPTAAVLLSPATGLPKEFYLHFMRHGAEHGAACLVYDYRGVAASAPKDLRAFKMDTPDWGRLDMSAALERLIEAAPDVPVIHIAHSVGGHVAGFMPNHQKITRQVFIGVGFGTWWKHRFPKQPLIDLFFWWIYGPIQLATKGFIPSGGLWGGSTLPAGAFKTWRRWSNKADYFRGELGDRLKPHSFDDIATPILSYVFTDDPLTTPETAREFLEFMPRTKKEVRVRRPSDLGVKALRHQDVFRRSNSAAWPELWKAVLEGT; from the coding sequence ATGAATACTGCGACGCAGAAGGCAGCGAACATCCGCGAACACGACATCACCTTCAACGCGACGGACGGCTTCCCGCTCTCCGGACGGCTCCTGGTTCCGGAGCGGCCGACCGCGGCGGTCCTCTTGTCCCCGGCGACCGGGTTGCCCAAGGAGTTCTACCTCCATTTCATGCGCCACGGAGCGGAGCACGGTGCGGCGTGCCTTGTCTATGACTACCGAGGCGTCGCGGCCTCGGCCCCCAAGGACCTGCGCGCGTTCAAGATGGATACCCCGGACTGGGGGCGCCTCGACATGTCCGCCGCGCTCGAGCGTTTGATCGAAGCCGCACCGGACGTCCCCGTGATCCACATCGCGCACAGCGTGGGTGGGCACGTCGCGGGGTTCATGCCCAACCATCAGAAAATCACCCGGCAGGTATTCATCGGCGTCGGGTTCGGCACCTGGTGGAAGCACCGCTTCCCGAAGCAGCCACTGATCGATCTCTTCTTCTGGTGGATTTATGGACCCATCCAACTGGCGACGAAGGGCTTCATTCCCTCGGGTGGGCTCTGGGGTGGTTCGACCTTGCCCGCCGGCGCGTTCAAGACGTGGCGGCGCTGGTCGAACAAGGCGGATTACTTCCGCGGCGAACTCGGCGATCGGTTGAAGCCCCATTCCTTCGATGACATCGCGACGCCGATTCTCTCGTACGTGTTCACGGATGATCCCTTGACGACCCCCGAAACCGCTCGCGAGTTCCTCGAGTTCATGCCCAGGACGAAGAAGGAAGTGCGCGTGCGCCGCCCCTCGGACCTCGGTGTCAAGGCACTGCGGCATCAGGATGTCTTTCGGCGAAGCAACTCGGCGGCGTGGCCCGAGCTGTGGAAAGCGGTGCTGGAAGGCACTTGA
- a CDS encoding acyl-CoA dehydrogenase family protein: MTMQPLLASEPSVEDQLYRILNSTRPDYAWKLRRYFEEHWDPSLSFQNEDLDGFREKTHFMVRKLLQAGLLSLSELNQKPSEYMKFCEHSCWIDGSVAATLFGHFLIFGGSLVFLGTERHRSLVDVADDFRLPGCFCMTEVGHGSNLAGLGTTATYDAERGEFIINTPSWRDAKWAIALLAWNARVVTVMAQLYMPDGECKGIHSFLVPVRDEEGRPLPGVKICDVDWLIGLNGVGIGGAMFEQVRIPRENLLNRFADVTAEGKYVTSFESPGELFRAQISPLMIERLVPFAVAGVKIALAVAARYGKERRQFGPRGGPERPIIEYSSHKRRLMPGVAESYAIALMLERLHLEADRTMPEPLPTPLQPLCASFKAYSYETATRVIQNARECCGVHSFRHVNKIARAQLDMHGFAHAAGDNVVLFQYAGRILLEDFAGGKGPFKEAAEPDASACSATCAKHQALFAARFDQLLDYTRGEYMKHIGEGMSRGDAWNEILTFAVELGRAYAIRETHKQFLRVLDSCVPGPAKDILLELCELYGWSTVSAHLGWYRDHSDGSLDLSGLSVERSVLEYSQRLAPKLDLLVDSFGIPEVLLPAADLVADLPGKFS; this comes from the coding sequence ATGACTATGCAGCCCCTCCTAGCTTCCGAGCCCTCGGTCGAGGATCAACTCTACCGGATCCTGAACAGCACTCGCCCCGATTACGCCTGGAAGCTGCGCAGGTATTTCGAGGAGCATTGGGATCCGTCACTGTCATTCCAGAACGAGGATCTCGACGGGTTTCGTGAGAAGACGCACTTCATGGTGCGCAAGCTTCTCCAGGCGGGCCTGCTGTCTCTGTCCGAGCTGAACCAGAAGCCATCCGAGTACATGAAGTTCTGCGAGCATTCGTGCTGGATCGACGGAAGCGTCGCGGCCACGTTGTTCGGGCACTTCCTCATCTTCGGCGGAAGCCTGGTCTTCCTCGGCACCGAGCGGCATCGCTCCCTGGTCGACGTCGCCGATGACTTCAGGCTCCCCGGTTGCTTCTGTATGACCGAGGTGGGGCATGGCAGCAATCTCGCGGGTCTCGGTACCACCGCGACGTACGACGCCGAGCGCGGCGAGTTCATCATCAACACGCCGAGCTGGCGCGACGCGAAGTGGGCGATCGCGCTGCTCGCGTGGAACGCGCGGGTCGTCACGGTCATGGCGCAGCTCTACATGCCCGACGGGGAATGCAAGGGCATCCACTCGTTCCTGGTGCCGGTGCGGGACGAAGAGGGACGCCCGCTGCCGGGCGTGAAGATCTGCGACGTCGATTGGCTGATTGGCTTGAACGGCGTCGGAATCGGCGGAGCGATGTTCGAGCAGGTGCGCATCCCTCGCGAGAACCTGCTCAATCGCTTCGCGGACGTGACGGCGGAAGGGAAGTATGTGACGTCGTTCGAGTCGCCGGGCGAGCTCTTCCGTGCGCAGATCTCACCGCTGATGATCGAGCGGCTCGTCCCCTTCGCGGTGGCGGGCGTGAAGATTGCTCTCGCCGTGGCGGCGCGCTACGGCAAGGAGCGGCGTCAGTTCGGACCGCGCGGGGGCCCGGAACGCCCCATCATCGAATACAGCAGCCACAAGCGGCGCTTGATGCCCGGCGTCGCCGAGTCGTACGCGATCGCGCTCATGCTCGAGCGCCTGCACCTCGAGGCGGACCGCACGATGCCCGAGCCGCTGCCAACGCCGCTCCAGCCCCTCTGCGCGTCGTTCAAGGCCTATTCGTATGAGACGGCGACACGGGTCATCCAGAACGCGCGCGAGTGCTGTGGTGTGCACTCGTTCCGGCATGTCAACAAGATCGCCCGGGCGCAGCTCGACATGCACGGCTTCGCGCACGCGGCCGGTGACAACGTGGTGTTGTTTCAGTACGCGGGGCGGATCCTGCTCGAGGACTTCGCCGGGGGCAAAGGCCCGTTCAAGGAAGCCGCCGAGCCCGATGCCTCCGCCTGCTCGGCCACCTGCGCGAAGCACCAGGCGTTGTTCGCGGCGCGGTTCGACCAGCTTCTCGACTACACGCGCGGCGAGTACATGAAGCACATCGGGGAGGGAATGAGTCGTGGCGACGCATGGAACGAGATCCTGACGTTCGCGGTCGAACTGGGCCGTGCGTACGCGATTCGCGAGACGCACAAGCAGTTCCTGCGTGTCCTCGACTCCTGCGTGCCGGGCCCGGCGAAGGACATCCTGCTGGAGCTGTGCGAGTTGTACGGGTGGTCCACGGTGTCGGCCCACCTTGGCTGGTACCGGGATCACTCCGACGGATCGCTCGATCTCTCCGGGTTGTCCGTCGAGCGCTCGGTGCTCGAGTATTCACAGCGGCTGGCACCGAAGCTCGATCTGCTGGTGGATTCCTTCGGGATCCCGGAGGTCCTGCTCCCGGCGGCGGATCTGGTGGCGGACCTGCCGGGCAAGTTCAGCTAG